In a single window of the Jaculus jaculus isolate mJacJac1 chromosome 9, mJacJac1.mat.Y.cur, whole genome shotgun sequence genome:
- the LOC101604065 gene encoding nucleoside diphosphate kinase B — protein MANLERTFIAIKPDGVQRGLVGEIIKRFEQKGFRLVAMKFLRASEDHLKQHYSDLKDRPFFPGLVKYMNSGPVVAMVWEGLNVVKTGRVMLGETNPADSKPGTIRGDFCIQVGRNIIHGSDSVKSAEKEISLWFKPEELVDYKSCAHDWVYE, from the exons ATGGCCAACCTGGAGCGCACCTTCATCGCCATCAAGCCGGACGGCGTGCAGCGCGGCCTGGTGGGCGAGATCATCAAGCGTTTCGAGCAGAAGGGATTCCGCCTGGTGGCCATGAAGTTCCTCCGG GCATCCGAAGACCACCTGAAGCAGCACTACAGTGACCTGAAAGACCGTCCTTTCTTCCCCGGGCTGGTGAAATACATGAACTCAGGGCCTGTGGTGGCCATG GTCTGGGAGGGGCTGAATGTGGTGAAAACTGGTCGAGTAATGCTTGGGGAGACTAATCCAGCTGATTCTAAGCCAGGCACCATTCGAGGGGATTTCTGCATTCAAGTTGGCAG GAACATCATTCATGGCAGTGATTCCGTGAAAAGTGCTGAAAAAGAGATCAGCCTATGGTTTAAGCCAGAAGAATTGGTTGATTACAAGTCTTGTGCTCATGACTGGGTCTATGAGTAG